The following coding sequences lie in one Metallumcola ferriviriculae genomic window:
- a CDS encoding COG2426 family protein → MSELIIEGVRGIPLEWQVFLLSMLPVTELRAAIPIGLARGLNISQALFFGIMGNLIPVVPLLLLLDPVSTFLSRFPFFQRIFNWIFERTRTKSDKVEKLGAWGLLLFVGIPAPGTGVWTGSLIAFLLGIKFWRALWPICIGTVLAGILVSMATLGVLKLFTGELGLLLLLVIIVLVFWKYRRS, encoded by the coding sequence TTGTCTGAGCTTATTATTGAAGGTGTACGGGGGATACCTCTAGAATGGCAGGTCTTTTTACTGTCCATGCTGCCGGTGACAGAACTGAGGGCGGCAATACCAATCGGTTTGGCCAGAGGCCTTAATATTTCCCAGGCGTTGTTTTTTGGTATAATGGGAAATTTAATTCCGGTAGTGCCCTTGCTGCTGCTGCTGGACCCCGTCAGTACCTTTTTGAGTCGTTTCCCGTTCTTTCAACGAATTTTTAATTGGATATTTGAACGGACTAGAACAAAAAGTGACAAAGTAGAAAAGCTAGGCGCCTGGGGTTTACTTTTGTTTGTAGGAATTCCGGCACCTGGAACTGGAGTGTGGACCGGGAGTCTGATAGCATTTTTACTGGGGATAAAGTTCTGGCGTGCATTATGGCCAATCTGCATCGGTACAGTGCTTGCTGGTATCCTGGTTTCTATGGCCACTCTGGGGGTTTTGAAGTTATTCACTGGTGAATTGGGCTTATTACTGTTATTGGTTATTATCGTACTGGTGTTTTGGAAGTACCGAAGAAGTTAG
- a CDS encoding PHP domain-containing protein, whose product MSVYEYTGNLHVHSTYSDGSGDIPEIAAAAGKAGIDFVGINDHHTLAGMKDGLEGWRDGVLILVGMENNHNNHHYLSYGASTEVPDNTDNPQKVIDAVNAQHGIGFIAHPFEKGSRMVFGGHAYTWDDWSVKGYTGISIWNYSSQWRDGATGLVQALYNLYLKPHRPITGPCSEALAKLDEVAQQRRITAIGGSDAHAVKIKYGPLSPCIFPYQFLFRTVNTHVLLDSPLTGDVEIDKVKIYRALAEGKCFVAFDFYKPTKGFRYWAVNGERLLSMGQAVDFSGGWEMKAELPDKGDISIIRNGHVVIQETGRSVKMLVEKPGAYRLAVRQRRGLGSLPWIYSNYLYFR is encoded by the coding sequence TTGTCAGTTTATGAATATACAGGTAATCTGCATGTGCACTCCACTTATTCAGATGGGTCCGGGGATATTCCCGAAATAGCTGCAGCGGCTGGGAAAGCCGGAATAGATTTTGTCGGAATCAACGACCATCACACTTTGGCAGGTATGAAAGACGGACTGGAGGGCTGGCGCGACGGCGTCTTAATATTGGTGGGCATGGAAAATAACCATAATAACCATCATTATTTATCCTACGGCGCCTCAACGGAAGTCCCGGATAATACCGATAATCCTCAGAAGGTAATTGATGCTGTCAATGCTCAGCATGGCATTGGTTTTATCGCTCACCCCTTTGAAAAAGGGAGTCGAATGGTATTTGGAGGACACGCATACACGTGGGATGATTGGTCTGTTAAAGGATATACGGGTATTTCAATTTGGAATTACAGTTCACAATGGCGTGACGGAGCTACCGGTTTGGTGCAGGCATTGTATAATCTTTACCTGAAACCACACCGCCCTATTACCGGACCATGTTCGGAGGCATTGGCAAAATTGGATGAGGTTGCCCAGCAGCGAAGAATTACTGCCATAGGCGGGTCCGATGCTCATGCTGTGAAGATAAAGTATGGGCCCTTGTCGCCCTGCATTTTCCCGTATCAGTTTTTGTTTCGCACGGTAAATACCCATGTTTTATTAGACAGCCCATTAACAGGGGACGTAGAAATCGATAAGGTTAAAATTTACCGTGCGTTAGCAGAAGGTAAGTGTTTTGTCGCCTTTGATTTTTATAAACCGACCAAGGGTTTTCGTTATTGGGCGGTCAACGGGGAGAGACTTCTGAGTATGGGTCAGGCGGTAGACTTTTCCGGTGGGTGGGAAATGAAGGCAGAGTTACCGGATAAGGGCGATATCAGCATTATTAGAAACGGGCATGTAGTAATACAGGAGACCGGTCGGAGTGTAAAGATGTTAGTAGAAAAACCCGGAGCATATCGACTGGCTGTTCGGCAGCGTCGAGGTTTAGGGAGTTTACCGTGGATATATAGCAATTATCTATATTTTCGCTAG
- the mraZ gene encoding division/cell wall cluster transcriptional repressor MraZ, whose amino-acid sequence MFMGEYFHTVDGKGRLIIPAKFREGLEDTFVVTKGLDNCLFVYPPDEWKTLEQKLKALPFTKKDARAFVRFFFSGATECELDKQGRILLPASLRNYGQLEKDVVIIGVSSRVEIWSRESWEKYSTEAEMDYEEIAEKIVDFDIDL is encoded by the coding sequence ATGTTTATGGGGGAATATTTTCATACAGTTGACGGTAAAGGGCGTCTGATTATCCCGGCCAAGTTTAGAGAAGGCCTGGAAGATACTTTCGTGGTTACTAAAGGGTTAGATAATTGCCTTTTCGTTTATCCGCCGGATGAATGGAAGACATTGGAGCAAAAACTAAAAGCACTTCCTTTTACTAAAAAGGATGCGAGAGCCTTCGTTCGGTTTTTCTTTTCCGGGGCCACGGAATGTGAACTGGACAAACAGGGAAGGATTTTATTGCCGGCCAGCTTGCGAAATTATGGTCAATTGGAAAAAGATGTAGTAATTATCGGTGTTTCATCCAGGGTTGAGATTTGGAGTAGGGAGAGTTGGGAAAAATACAGTACTGAAGCAGAAATGGATTATGAGGAGATTGCGGAGAAGATTGTTGACTTTGATATCGACTTGTAA
- the rsmH gene encoding 16S rRNA (cytosine(1402)-N(4))-methyltransferase RsmH — protein sequence MEFYHRSVMLQECMELLKIKPNGIYFDCTLGGGGHGEAIAEKLNDQGLLVGLDQDEDALEAAEGRLQQYSDKVKIVRSNFRYLGQVAADLGITQIDGFLFDLGISSYQVDQADRGFSYQQEAPLDMRMDKQQVTNAGTLVNELSEAHLAEIIKNYGEERWAARIASFIVNFRANQHIETTTQLVDIIKKAIPAGARKAGPHPAKRTFQALRIAVNSELDVISEALKQGVGLLSPRGRIVVISFHSLEDRIVKQTFRDMAQSCKCPPGFPVCTCGVQKQVRIVTSKPVIPSEEEVNANPRARSAKVRAAEKL from the coding sequence ATGGAATTTTATCACCGATCGGTGATGCTGCAGGAATGTATGGAATTATTAAAAATAAAGCCGAATGGCATCTATTTTGACTGCACCTTGGGCGGTGGCGGACACGGTGAAGCCATAGCCGAAAAACTCAATGATCAGGGCTTATTGGTTGGCCTTGACCAAGATGAAGACGCTTTAGAGGCTGCAGAAGGAAGATTGCAGCAGTATTCTGATAAAGTTAAGATTGTGCGTAGTAATTTCCGTTACCTAGGTCAAGTAGCTGCTGATCTTGGCATAACACAAATAGATGGCTTCTTGTTTGATTTGGGCATATCGTCTTATCAGGTTGACCAAGCAGATAGAGGATTTAGTTACCAGCAGGAAGCGCCGTTAGATATGCGTATGGATAAGCAGCAGGTAACTAATGCCGGCACGCTGGTGAATGAATTAAGTGAAGCGCACTTAGCAGAAATTATTAAAAACTATGGCGAAGAGCGTTGGGCTGCCCGAATTGCCAGCTTTATTGTCAATTTTAGGGCAAACCAACATATAGAAACCACCACTCAGTTGGTGGATATAATTAAAAAGGCAATACCCGCTGGGGCAAGGAAAGCCGGTCCCCATCCCGCCAAACGGACTTTCCAAGCCCTGCGGATTGCTGTAAACAGTGAATTGGATGTTATATCTGAAGCATTAAAGCAGGGAGTCGGCCTTTTGTCACCCCGCGGTAGAATAGTAGTTATTTCCTTCCATTCGTTGGAGGATAGAATTGTGAAGCAAACTTTTCGGGACATGGCCCAAAGTTGTAAATGCCCACCCGGGTTTCCTGTTTGCACATGCGGTGTCCAGAAACAGGTACGTATAGTTACCTCTAAGCCAGTCATTCCGTCTGAAGAAGAAGTAAATGCTAATCCCCGGGCGCGCAGCGCCAAGGTAAGGGCGGCGGAAAAGCTGTAA
- the ftsL gene encoding cell division protein FtsL, producing the protein MLLAQKQEDYNNYYDTVPTIKPKPAPQAKTWPKPLMVAIVLVAFLSGLFMISKYVQLSMLGTEINQVKKQIDTLKNDNERLQLEIAKLNSPERVAVIASTRLGMREPNLKQFKLVTPLPEQPTAAIKLVNQPTPEGSENLSEEMGFVRAITHWVSHWVGGVSEVEASPL; encoded by the coding sequence TTGTTATTAGCACAAAAACAGGAAGATTATAATAATTACTATGATACAGTACCAACCATCAAACCGAAGCCGGCACCACAAGCCAAGACTTGGCCAAAGCCATTGATGGTGGCCATTGTACTGGTTGCATTTCTTTCGGGCTTATTCATGATTTCAAAATATGTCCAGCTTTCTATGTTAGGCACCGAAATAAATCAGGTAAAAAAACAAATTGATACTTTAAAAAATGATAATGAAAGATTACAATTAGAAATTGCCAAGCTTAATTCACCGGAGCGGGTAGCGGTTATTGCCAGTACAAGATTAGGAATGCGTGAACCCAATCTAAAACAGTTCAAACTGGTTACACCTTTGCCGGAACAACCCACCGCTGCTATCAAACTGGTCAATCAACCGACGCCGGAGGGTAGTGAGAATTTAAGTGAGGAAATGGGTTTTGTTCGGGCTATCACCCACTGGGTCTCCCATTGGGTTGGTGGTGTTTCTGAAGTTGAGGCGTCTCCGTTATAA
- a CDS encoding stage V sporulation protein D, with translation MNTRLVIRKRTTWLFVAFTCVLFLLVGRLIWVQFVRGDEYQQIALEARLREVPVEAKRGTIFDRNGNKLAISVSADSVYALPAEVRRSEKSQEIAATLADILELSAKDVHEKITKDSSFMWIKRKVSIEQAAQIKKANLAGIKIVEESQRFYPKATLASHLLGFAGVDNQGLEGLEVMYDKTLRGSPGRIVIEYDAGGRQIPQALHQYYPPEDGMNIRLTIDQTIQYIAERELDALVASPTNPKSATIIVMEPKTGRILALASRPNYDPNTFREFSPKVWRNIAVSNAYEPGSTFKIITTATALEEGVVKPDERLYSPGYIKVGSERIKCWRSYNPHGSQSFVEGVQNSCNPIFVEVGLRVEEKQKGLFYQYIKGFGFGTQTGIDLPGEAKGIMIPEDKLKKINTATISIGQSIAVTPIQLITAVSAVANGGNLMKPQLVEAVLDKDGNIVQEFGPQKVRTVISQETSREVAMILESVVSEGTGLNAYIDGYRVAGKTGTAQKAGPGGYQDGKYVASFIGFAPANDPRLAILVVADEPQGYPYYGGTVAAPILKRVMEDGLRYLGVPRQFSEKEGSKTEDEKKKEVLVPDVISLPLDKASHAIRAVGLTPKVAGEGHTVIEQIPAADTRIITGSQVLLKLSEGISNDSEVTVPDVTGKRVPRAATLLEAMGLVLKPQGAGTAVEQRPVPGTKVSPGTEIYVIFKEVPEQTTTAP, from the coding sequence ATGAACACAAGGTTAGTAATTCGAAAGCGCACAACGTGGCTTTTTGTTGCCTTTACCTGTGTTCTTTTTTTGTTGGTAGGCAGACTTATTTGGGTTCAATTTGTACGTGGGGATGAATACCAGCAGATAGCGTTGGAGGCCCGACTGCGGGAAGTGCCGGTGGAGGCAAAGCGCGGCACGATTTTTGATCGTAATGGTAATAAATTGGCTATCAGTGTATCTGCTGATTCAGTTTACGCTCTACCCGCCGAGGTGCGGCGCTCAGAAAAATCGCAGGAAATAGCAGCAACATTAGCTGACATCCTTGAGTTATCGGCAAAGGATGTTCATGAGAAAATTACCAAAGATAGTTCATTTATGTGGATAAAACGGAAGGTGTCTATTGAACAGGCAGCCCAAATCAAGAAGGCTAACCTTGCTGGGATAAAAATTGTGGAAGAAAGTCAACGTTTTTACCCTAAAGCAACCTTGGCATCCCATTTGTTGGGGTTTGCCGGGGTGGATAACCAAGGCCTTGAAGGGTTGGAAGTTATGTATGATAAAACGCTGCGGGGAAGTCCCGGTAGAATAGTAATTGAATATGATGCAGGAGGGAGACAGATTCCTCAAGCTCTGCATCAGTATTACCCGCCCGAGGACGGTATGAATATACGTTTGACTATAGACCAGACCATTCAGTACATAGCCGAACGGGAATTAGATGCATTGGTGGCCAGCCCTACAAATCCAAAAAGTGCTACTATTATTGTAATGGAACCTAAAACCGGTCGTATTTTAGCGCTGGCCAGCAGGCCCAATTATGATCCAAATACATTTCGGGAATTTTCGCCGAAAGTATGGAGAAACATTGCCGTTTCCAATGCATACGAGCCAGGGTCCACTTTTAAAATTATTACTACGGCTACGGCGCTGGAGGAGGGTGTAGTAAAGCCCGATGAGCGCTTATATTCGCCGGGTTACATCAAAGTGGGGTCAGAGCGGATTAAATGCTGGCGGTCTTATAATCCCCATGGCAGTCAAAGTTTTGTCGAAGGGGTGCAAAATTCCTGCAATCCAATTTTTGTGGAAGTAGGGTTGCGTGTTGAAGAAAAACAGAAAGGTTTATTCTACCAATACATTAAAGGATTCGGTTTTGGCACCCAGACGGGGATAGACCTACCCGGTGAAGCAAAGGGTATTATGATTCCCGAGGATAAATTAAAAAAGATTAATACCGCTACTATCTCCATCGGGCAATCTATCGCTGTGACGCCGATTCAGTTAATTACGGCAGTATCGGCAGTTGCCAACGGCGGGAATTTGATGAAACCGCAGTTGGTTGAAGCGGTGCTGGATAAGGATGGAAATATAGTACAAGAATTTGGGCCGCAAAAAGTAAGAACGGTAATATCCCAAGAAACTTCGCGGGAAGTGGCTATGATATTGGAAAGTGTTGTTAGTGAAGGTACCGGTTTGAATGCATATATCGATGGATACAGGGTGGCAGGTAAGACAGGTACTGCGCAAAAGGCAGGACCAGGCGGTTACCAAGACGGAAAGTATGTGGCTTCCTTTATTGGCTTTGCACCGGCGAATGACCCTCGTTTGGCGATTTTGGTAGTAGCGGATGAACCTCAAGGATACCCTTATTATGGTGGTACCGTGGCGGCACCAATATTAAAGCGAGTAATGGAAGACGGTTTGCGCTATTTGGGAGTCCCCCGGCAATTTTCAGAGAAGGAAGGAAGCAAGACCGAGGACGAGAAGAAGAAAGAGGTACTGGTGCCGGATGTGATTTCCTTACCTCTTGATAAGGCCAGCCATGCTATTCGAGCGGTTGGGTTAACCCCGAAGGTGGCAGGTGAAGGGCATACTGTGATTGAACAAATTCCGGCTGCGGATACAAGGATTATTACGGGCAGCCAGGTACTATTGAAGTTAAGTGAAGGAATTAGTAATGATTCGGAAGTGACTGTTCCCGACGTTACTGGAAAAAGGGTGCCTAGGGCTGCCACACTATTGGAAGCGATGGGCTTGGTTCTGAAGCCTCAGGGCGCGGGTACAGCGGTGGAACAAAGACCCGTCCCGGGAACTAAGGTTAGCCCAGGTACTGAAATTTATGTGATATTCAAGGAAGTTCCTGAGCAAACCACCACGGCTCCGTGA
- a CDS encoding UDP-N-acetylmuramoyl-L-alanyl-D-glutamate--2,6-diaminopimelate ligase translates to MHFVNLVGGLKAEIVGKTNIDISGIAYDSRQVNPGDLFVAIPGFKTDGHQFINQAVSSGAAALVVTDRNVRADVPVVYVDNSRKALAFLAANFYGHPSHALKVFGVTGTNGKTTTCHLLREVFSQQGYKVGVMGTIGNWLGTQRMNTARTTPESLEIQKMFRDMVDSGVSHVVMEVSSHALELHRVDQVNFRSAVFTNLSQDHLDFHENLEEYLQAKGKLFKGLTGDALAIINMDDMGSFRHLQEVTQVPIITYGRHKDAIFKAENIVLSRDGVTFDISYREQKLPVALHTPGLFSVYNALAAATVALEEGVEPGAVSSALADVLGVSGRFQRVDCGQEFTVIVDYAHTPDSLKNILVTAEEFVSGRLITVFGCGGDRDKAKRPLMGEVAAKNSDLTVVTSDNPRSEEPEDIISDILPGVKAYTENYRVIEDRRQAIHYAVSQAKAGDMVVIAGKGHETYQEIKGQVFPFDDREVVKDVLRGQISC, encoded by the coding sequence GTGCATTTTGTCAATTTGGTTGGGGGCCTGAAAGCAGAAATAGTCGGTAAGACTAACATAGATATCAGTGGAATTGCCTACGATTCCCGGCAGGTTAATCCAGGAGATTTGTTTGTAGCCATCCCGGGATTTAAAACGGACGGGCATCAATTCATTAATCAGGCAGTAAGCAGCGGTGCTGCTGCTTTGGTGGTAACTGACAGAAACGTTCGCGCCGATGTGCCTGTCGTTTATGTCGATAACAGCCGTAAGGCGCTGGCGTTTTTGGCGGCGAATTTTTATGGACACCCTTCCCATGCATTAAAGGTTTTTGGTGTTACCGGCACCAATGGTAAGACCACAACTTGCCATCTGCTTCGAGAAGTTTTTAGTCAGCAGGGTTACAAGGTGGGAGTAATGGGTACAATCGGGAACTGGCTTGGTACACAACGGATGAATACGGCCAGGACCACCCCGGAATCATTGGAAATTCAGAAAATGTTTCGTGATATGGTTGACAGCGGCGTCAGCCACGTGGTTATGGAGGTATCATCCCATGCCCTTGAACTGCACCGGGTGGACCAGGTAAACTTTCGCAGTGCGGTCTTCACTAATTTAAGTCAGGATCATTTGGATTTTCATGAAAATTTAGAGGAGTACCTTCAGGCGAAAGGAAAACTCTTCAAAGGATTAACCGGCGATGCACTAGCCATCATCAACATGGACGATATGGGTAGCTTTCGACACTTACAGGAGGTAACCCAGGTTCCTATTATTACTTATGGCAGACACAAAGATGCTATATTTAAAGCAGAAAACATCGTTTTAAGCAGGGATGGCGTTACATTTGATATTTCTTACCGGGAGCAAAAGTTACCTGTGGCCTTACATACGCCCGGTTTATTTAGTGTTTATAATGCTTTGGCAGCGGCAACTGTTGCTTTAGAGGAAGGTGTAGAACCTGGTGCGGTAAGTAGTGCACTAGCCGATGTGCTTGGCGTATCCGGGCGGTTTCAGCGGGTTGATTGTGGTCAAGAGTTCACTGTAATAGTTGACTATGCGCATACTCCGGATAGCTTGAAAAATATTTTGGTTACAGCAGAAGAGTTCGTTTCCGGGCGGTTAATTACTGTATTCGGTTGCGGTGGCGACAGGGACAAAGCTAAAAGACCACTCATGGGTGAAGTTGCCGCTAAGAATAGTGACCTCACTGTCGTGACATCAGATAACCCACGCAGTGAGGAACCTGAAGATATCATTTCGGATATACTTCCCGGGGTAAAGGCATATACGGAGAATTATCGTGTAATTGAAGATAGAAGGCAGGCCATCCACTATGCTGTCAGCCAGGCGAAAGCCGGAGACATGGTAGTTATTGCTGGAAAGGGCCATGAAACATATCAAGAAATAAAAGGACAGGTTTTTCCTTTTGATGACCGAGAAGTGGTTAAAGATGTGCTGCGGGGGCAAATATCATGTTAA